The proteins below come from a single Tissierella sp. MB52-C2 genomic window:
- the ftsW gene encoding putative lipid II flippase FtsW, which yields MAKKKSVEKKKAVDFSLLMSALVLVFIGIVMVFSSSWPEAMQDFGNGYYFLRKQVIAAAIGLCGMLVCMNIDYRVWKKYSTLIYIVALTLGALIFTPLGVSLKGARRWINLGFTTFMPSDAIKIGSIIFFANFLSNKKKDIATLRQGTIPALIIIGISCGAIYVQKDLGTTLTLAGTLMSMFFIAGMNLYHLIFMGAGAVGLASLALMGPHNAYRRNRITAFRDPFAYKLDIGWQAVQSLYALGSGGLFGLGLGKSRQKFFYIPESYNDFIFSIIGEELGFLGTLTVILLFLLLVWRGVRIALSINDTFGCYLATGITALITIQTIIHIAVVTSSIPTTGITLPLISYGGTSLMVYMSAVGILLNISRHANLDRS from the coding sequence ATGGCAAAGAAAAAATCTGTAGAGAAAAAGAAGGCCGTTGATTTTAGCTTGTTAATGTCTGCATTAGTCTTAGTGTTTATAGGTATAGTCATGGTGTTTAGCTCATCCTGGCCTGAGGCCATGCAAGACTTTGGCAATGGTTATTACTTTTTAAGGAAACAAGTAATAGCTGCAGCCATAGGCTTATGTGGAATGTTGGTTTGTATGAATATTGATTATAGAGTTTGGAAGAAATATTCTACTTTAATTTATATAGTAGCTTTAACATTGGGAGCTTTAATATTTACTCCATTAGGGGTATCATTAAAGGGTGCTAGAAGATGGATTAACTTAGGATTTACTACATTTATGCCATCTGATGCCATAAAAATAGGTTCAATTATCTTCTTTGCTAATTTTCTTTCAAATAAAAAAAAGGACATAGCAACATTGCGTCAAGGAACTATACCAGCATTAATCATTATAGGTATATCCTGTGGTGCCATATATGTACAGAAAGACCTAGGCACTACACTTACGTTGGCTGGTACTTTAATGAGTATGTTTTTTATAGCAGGAATGAATCTGTATCACTTAATTTTCATGGGTGCAGGAGCAGTAGGATTGGCATCATTAGCTTTAATGGGTCCTCATAATGCCTATAGACGTAATAGGATAACTGCCTTTAGAGACCCCTTTGCATATAAACTAGATATTGGTTGGCAGGCAGTACAATCGCTATATGCTTTAGGTTCTGGAGGGTTATTTGGATTAGGTCTTGGAAAAAGCAGACAGAAGTTTTTCTACATTCCAGAGTCATATAATGATTTTATTTTCTCTATTATAGGAGAAGAATTAGGATTTTTAGGAACTCTTACTGTAATACTATTATTTTTATTATTGGTTTGGAGAGGGGTTCGTATAGCTCTTAGTATAAATGATACTTTTGGTTGCTATTTGGCAACTGGTATTACTGCACTTATAACTATACAAACCATAATTCATATAGCAGTAGTTACATCATCCATACCAACTACAGGTATAACATTACCTTTGATTTCATATGGAGGTACTTCTCTAATGGTTTATATGTCTGCCGTAGGTATACTTCTAAACATCTCAAGACATGCAAATTTAGATAGGAGTTGA
- the murD gene encoding UDP-N-acetylmuramoyl-L-alanine--D-glutamate ligase, giving the protein MYLQDKKVLVLGLGISGLSTVKSLNKLGAKIVVSDSKKEEELKDFFHKTKDITVEKHLNTSDVPLENIDLIIKSPGIEPNSPLIVEANRRNIEVITDIELAYRISPTDNIISITGTNGKTTTTTLVGEIFKNANYTTYVAGNIGVGILWDMVNAKEEDVFVIESSSFQLENTVSFKPKISLITNITPDHLNWHGGLTNYISAKKKTFKNQDKTDYTILNYDNKTLREIKDEVNSNIIWFSVNERLDNGVFIDDGNIVIKNSATTIKVLPYEDLQILGKHNLENALGAVAVAFAFGLDIDIVAKTLREFPGVEHRMEYVTAIDGMKFYNDSKGTNPDSTIKAIEALNSPIILIAGGYDKGSDFNELILSFNGKVKELILMGKTREKIKEAAMKKGIKNVHLVENMKEAVELAHKLGEENSNILLSPACASWGMYNNFEERGKDFKDAVYGLKED; this is encoded by the coding sequence ATGTATTTACAAGATAAAAAAGTCTTAGTATTAGGCCTTGGAATTTCTGGATTATCTACAGTGAAATCCCTGAATAAATTAGGGGCTAAAATAGTAGTATCTGATTCTAAAAAGGAAGAAGAATTAAAAGATTTTTTCCATAAAACTAAAGATATAACAGTTGAAAAACATTTAAACACAAGTGATGTACCATTAGAAAACATTGATTTAATAATAAAAAGTCCCGGAATTGAACCTAATTCTCCACTTATAGTAGAGGCAAATAGAAGAAATATTGAAGTAATCACAGATATAGAACTGGCATATAGAATCTCTCCTACAGACAATATAATATCTATAACAGGTACAAATGGGAAAACAACGACTACAACCTTAGTTGGAGAAATTTTTAAAAATGCTAATTATACTACATATGTGGCAGGAAATATAGGTGTCGGTATATTGTGGGATATGGTAAATGCTAAAGAAGAAGATGTATTTGTAATAGAGTCAAGTAGTTTTCAGTTGGAAAATACAGTATCTTTTAAACCAAAGATAAGCCTTATAACTAATATTACACCAGATCATCTGAATTGGCATGGAGGCTTAACAAATTATATTAGTGCAAAGAAAAAGACATTTAAAAATCAAGATAAGACAGATTATACTATACTTAATTACGATAATAAAACTCTTAGAGAAATAAAAGACGAAGTAAATTCAAATATTATTTGGTTTAGTGTCAATGAGAGGCTAGATAATGGAGTATTTATAGATGATGGAAACATAGTTATAAAGAACAGTGCAACTACTATAAAGGTGTTGCCATATGAAGATTTACAGATACTAGGAAAGCATAATTTAGAAAATGCTCTAGGGGCTGTTGCAGTTGCCTTTGCCTTTGGATTAGATATAGATATAGTAGCTAAAACCCTAAGAGAGTTTCCGGGAGTAGAACATAGAATGGAATATGTGACTGCCATAGATGGAATGAAATTTTACAACGATTCTAAGGGGACTAATCCTGACTCAACTATAAAAGCCATAGAGGCTTTAAATTCTCCAATAATTTTAATTGCTGGAGGATATGATAAAGGGTCAGATTTCAATGAGTTGATTCTTTCGTTTAATGGAAAGGTGAAAGAGTTAATACTTATGGGAAAAACTAGAGAAAAAATAAAAGAAGCTGCAATGAAAAAAGGTATTAAAAATGTTCATCTAGTAGAAAATATGAAGGAAGCCGTTGAATTGGCTCATAAACTTGGAGAAGAGAATAGCAATATATTGTTATCCCCCGCTTGTGCTTCTTGGGGAATGTATAATAATTTTGAAGAAAGAGGTAAAGATTTTAAAGATGCCGTTTATGGTCTAAAGGAGGATTAG
- the mraY gene encoding phospho-N-acetylmuramoyl-pentapeptide-transferase — protein MIEYIDIFRTISISFLITLILGPIMIPMLKKLKIGQSVRDDGPQTHLKKSGTPTMGGIIIFMALVLTVLTSGMVNKDMYILLISTFGFGLIGFLDDYIKVVKRRSLGLRPHEKLIGQIILAIMLAVYQSSTSMLGTKLIIPFLNNQYLDLGFLYIPFIAFVVVGTVNSVNLTDGLDGLASGVTLIVLSFFALVALNWRQDSVTIFSTALAGACLGFLIHNAHPAKVFMGDTGSMALGGAVSAIAILLNIPLIIPIVGGIYFIEALSVIIQVTSYKLTGKRVFLMSPLHHHFEQKGWKETKVVAVFWTVTVVLCLIGIFSLI, from the coding sequence ATGATTGAATATATAGATATTTTTAGAACGATTTCTATTTCATTTTTGATTACACTTATACTGGGACCAATAATGATTCCTATGCTTAAAAAACTTAAGATAGGTCAGAGTGTTAGAGATGATGGACCACAGACACATCTTAAAAAATCAGGAACTCCGACTATGGGTGGAATTATTATATTTATGGCTTTAGTTCTTACTGTACTTACATCAGGAATGGTAAATAAGGATATGTATATACTTTTAATATCTACCTTTGGATTTGGATTAATAGGATTTCTTGATGATTATATCAAGGTAGTTAAAAGAAGATCCTTGGGACTTCGTCCACATGAGAAACTAATAGGGCAGATAATATTAGCAATAATGCTAGCGGTTTATCAATCATCTACATCCATGTTAGGAACTAAGCTTATAATACCATTTTTAAATAATCAATACTTAGATTTAGGATTTCTTTACATTCCATTTATTGCATTTGTAGTAGTTGGAACTGTAAATAGCGTAAACTTAACAGATGGATTAGATGGATTAGCATCTGGAGTTACATTAATAGTTTTATCGTTTTTTGCACTTGTGGCATTAAACTGGAGACAGGATAGCGTTACTATATTTTCAACAGCTTTAGCAGGAGCTTGTTTAGGTTTTCTAATACACAATGCTCATCCAGCAAAGGTTTTCATGGGAGACACAGGTTCTATGGCTTTAGGTGGAGCAGTATCAGCCATAGCAATACTATTAAATATTCCATTAATAATACCAATAGTAGGTGGAATATATTTTATAGAAGCATTGTCTGTAATTATACAAGTGACATCCTATAAATTAACAGGCAAAAGAGTTTTTCTAATGAGTCCATTACATCATCATTTCGAACAAAAAGGTTGGAAGGAAACTAAAGTAGTAGCAGTGTTTTGGACAGTTACAGTTGTTCTTTGTTTAATTGGAATTTTTAGTTTAATTTAA
- a CDS encoding UDP-N-acetylmuramoyl-L-alanyl-D-glutamate--2,6-diaminopimelate ligase, translating to MKLRDIAKDYKIDLIKGSLDIDIKNIKNDSRYVEKGDLFIAEKGFTVDGHDYIKNAIDNGAVAIVVEKEISIEEDVTIIKVEDTIDALGKFSGIFFNKPWKDLEVIGITGTNGKTSITYFIKSILEENSNKVGVIGTMGAVIGKESIKLENTTPNSLVIHELLKNMVDKEMEFSIMEVSSHSLELKRVDNIDFQIGLFTNLTKDHLDYHETMENYFNSKLKLFYKTNKFNIINIDDICGKEIVKSVGERIPLITYGIKNKADLFATNVEFTLSKVKFTLNTPKGNTDVLINIPGEFSVYNALAAASVAYAYDIPLDIIKKGLEKVQGIKGRFEVVPTNTDYTVIIDFAHTADGLEKVLTVIDEFAEGRKIVVFGAGGNRDRTKRPEMGETVGSHADLFIVTSDNPRYEDPEMIIEDILVGTKKSNGNYIKIVDRIEAIKYALDNAKPKDIILLAGKGHETYTIIKGETYPCDERQIVLEYLNSKNI from the coding sequence ATGAAATTAAGAGATATAGCAAAAGATTATAAAATAGATTTAATAAAGGGAAGTCTAGATATAGATATAAAAAACATTAAAAATGATTCAAGATATGTAGAAAAAGGAGATTTATTTATTGCAGAGAAGGGTTTCACTGTAGATGGACATGATTATATAAAAAATGCAATAGATAACGGTGCAGTTGCCATAGTAGTAGAAAAAGAAATATCTATTGAAGAAGATGTCACAATAATTAAAGTAGAAGATACAATAGATGCCTTAGGAAAATTTTCAGGGATATTTTTTAATAAACCATGGAAGGATTTAGAGGTTATAGGTATAACTGGAACAAATGGTAAGACCTCTATTACTTATTTTATTAAATCCATCTTAGAGGAGAATAGTAATAAAGTTGGAGTAATAGGAACCATGGGTGCAGTTATAGGTAAAGAAAGTATAAAACTAGAAAATACTACTCCAAACTCCCTGGTTATTCACGAATTACTTAAAAATATGGTGGATAAAGAAATGGAGTTTTCCATAATGGAAGTTTCATCCCATTCCTTAGAGTTAAAAAGAGTAGATAATATAGATTTTCAAATAGGCTTATTTACTAACCTTACTAAAGACCATTTAGACTACCATGAAACTATGGAAAACTATTTTAATAGTAAGCTAAAACTTTTCTATAAGACTAATAAATTCAATATAATAAATATAGATGATATATGTGGAAAAGAAATCGTCAAATCTGTAGGCGAAAGAATTCCATTAATTACTTATGGTATAAAGAATAAGGCAGATTTATTTGCAACTAATGTAGAGTTTACACTGTCAAAGGTGAAGTTTACCCTAAATACTCCAAAGGGAAATACTGATGTATTAATTAATATTCCTGGAGAATTTAGTGTATATAATGCCTTAGCTGCTGCATCAGTTGCTTATGCATATGATATTCCACTAGATATAATTAAAAAAGGTTTGGAGAAAGTTCAGGGAATAAAGGGACGATTTGAAGTAGTACCTACAAATACAGATTATACAGTTATTATTGATTTTGCTCATACAGCAGATGGGCTGGAAAAGGTACTTACTGTAATTGATGAATTTGCAGAAGGAAGAAAAATAGTAGTATTTGGTGCTGGTGGAAATAGAGATAGAACTAAAAGGCCAGAAATGGGAGAAACCGTAGGTAGTCATGCAGATTTATTTATAGTTACGTCAGATAATCCAAGGTATGAGGATCCAGAAATGATAATTGAAGATATTTTAGTTGGGACAAAGAAATCAAATGGAAATTATATAAAAATAGTTGATAGGATAGAAGCTATAAAATATGCCTTAGATAATGCTAAACCTAAAGATATAATTCTTTTGGCAGGAAAAGGTCATGAAACTTATACTATCATTAAAGGAGAAACCTATCCTTGTGATGAAAGACAAATAGTACTTGAGTATTTAAACTCAAAGAATATTTAA
- a CDS encoding penicillin-binding transpeptidase domain-containing protein, translating to MARPSYSSKKRLLFVLGLVMFISTFLIGRLGYLQIVKGEELKKGALEQWTKGITIKSKRGIIYDRKGKKLAVSVSASTVWASPADIKDPDKTAKEVARILNLDEEQVYSKITKKIGTEKLKQWITREEAQELRKLKLSGIEIVDDNRRYYPYGNFASYVLGFTNIDNNGLEGIEQTYDKYLTGTPGKWVKTTDAASRQLPFDGEKIYEASDGLSVVLTIDEIIQHFAEKAAEEAARATQAKNVSVIVMEPQTGDILALTTKPDYDPNEPRVPLNEETKRQWDNLSQEELQKRWYDMWRNFAISDAYEPGSTFKIITAAAALEENVIKPETHFYCNGFVRDIKGAVLKCSRWYNPHGSLNFIEGMNTSCNVVFVDVGRKVGKERFLKYIKAFGFGEKTEIELNGEQAGIVPSNAENVKEINLATMSYGHGIAVTPLQLINAVSAVANGGNLMTPRLVKELIDDDGKVVESFPPEVKRKVISESTSKTMLELLENVVRDGTGTSAYIPGFRVGGKTGTAQKIIDGKYAPGKYIGSFVAVAPADDPKVAILVIVDEPVGQYYGGTVAAPVAKSVLEETLSYLEVAPKFTKDEKEMVSETVTVPDIIGKNIGEAGKILTDLELKYTTEYSDLTSESIIIDQFPLPKIQVQKGSIIDLYLNVESGEKIIMPDLTSKTKAEVIKILDDLNLNYELKGEGKVRSQTPAPGLQIPIDEKIEVEFGDT from the coding sequence TTGGCAAGACCCAGTTATTCATCGAAGAAAAGGTTATTATTCGTTTTAGGTTTAGTAATGTTTATATCCACTTTTTTAATAGGGAGACTAGGATATTTACAGATTGTAAAGGGTGAAGAACTGAAAAAAGGTGCATTAGAACAATGGACTAAAGGAATAACGATAAAATCTAAAAGAGGAATTATTTATGATAGAAAAGGTAAGAAATTAGCAGTAAGTGTTAGTGCATCTACTGTATGGGCCAGTCCAGCAGATATAAAAGATCCTGATAAGACGGCTAAAGAAGTAGCGAGAATTTTAAATTTAGATGAAGAACAAGTATATTCTAAGATTACAAAGAAAATTGGAACTGAAAAGTTAAAGCAATGGATTACTAGAGAGGAAGCTCAAGAACTTAGAAAGTTAAAATTATCGGGAATTGAAATAGTTGATGATAATAGAAGATATTATCCTTATGGTAATTTTGCATCTTATGTTTTAGGTTTTACAAATATTGACAATAATGGATTAGAGGGGATTGAACAGACCTATGACAAATATCTAACTGGTACCCCTGGAAAATGGGTTAAAACCACAGATGCTGCCAGCAGACAATTGCCCTTTGATGGAGAAAAAATATATGAAGCTTCCGATGGATTATCAGTTGTATTGACTATAGATGAAATTATTCAACATTTTGCAGAAAAAGCAGCAGAAGAAGCAGCTCGAGCAACTCAAGCTAAAAATGTTTCAGTTATAGTTATGGAACCTCAAACAGGAGATATACTAGCATTAACTACTAAACCAGATTATGATCCAAATGAACCAAGAGTTCCATTAAATGAAGAAACTAAGAGACAGTGGGATAATTTGTCACAAGAAGAGCTTCAAAAACGTTGGTATGATATGTGGAGAAACTTTGCAATTAGTGACGCCTATGAGCCGGGTTCTACGTTTAAGATAATTACCGCGGCAGCTGCATTGGAAGAAAACGTAATTAAACCTGAAACCCATTTTTATTGTAATGGATTTGTAAGGGATATAAAGGGTGCAGTACTTAAGTGTTCTAGATGGTATAATCCCCATGGAAGTTTAAATTTTATAGAGGGAATGAACACATCTTGTAACGTAGTGTTTGTAGATGTAGGTAGAAAAGTTGGTAAAGAAAGATTCTTGAAATACATAAAGGCTTTTGGCTTTGGAGAAAAAACTGAAATAGAGCTAAATGGCGAACAGGCAGGAATCGTACCATCTAATGCAGAAAATGTAAAAGAAATAAACTTAGCTACTATGTCCTATGGTCATGGTATTGCTGTTACTCCTTTACAATTAATCAATGCAGTATCTGCTGTGGCAAATGGTGGAAATCTAATGACGCCGCGACTTGTAAAGGAATTGATAGATGATGATGGTAAAGTGGTGGAAAGCTTCCCACCAGAAGTGAAAAGAAAGGTTATATCAGAATCTACTTCTAAGACAATGTTAGAGTTACTAGAAAATGTAGTTAGAGATGGTACAGGAACTAGTGCTTATATACCTGGATTTAGAGTAGGCGGAAAAACTGGAACGGCTCAAAAAATTATAGATGGTAAATATGCACCAGGTAAATATATTGGGTCCTTTGTTGCAGTAGCCCCTGCTGACGATCCAAAGGTTGCCATTTTAGTTATAGTTGATGAACCTGTTGGTCAATACTATGGTGGAACTGTAGCAGCTCCAGTGGCTAAATCTGTCCTTGAAGAAACATTAAGTTATCTTGAAGTGGCTCCTAAGTTTACTAAAGATGAAAAGGAAATGGTTTCTGAAACGGTAACAGTGCCAGATATAATAGGTAAGAACATAGGGGAAGCAGGAAAAATACTAACAGATTTAGAATTAAAATATACAACTGAATACTCAGATTTAACTTCAGAATCTATTATTATAGATCAATTCCCTTTGCCTAAGATACAAGTACAAAAAGGGTCCATAATAGATTTATACTTAAATGTAGAATCAGGAGAAAAAATTATAATGCCAGACTTAACTAGTAAGACTAAAGCCGAGGTAATAAAGATTCTTGATGACTTAAATTTAAACTATGAGTTAAAAGGAGAAGGTAAGGTTAGAAGCCAGACTCCAGCTCCTGGATTACAAATTCCTATTGATGAAAAAATAGAGGTTGAATTTGGTGACACATAA
- the rsmH gene encoding 16S rRNA (cytosine(1402)-N(4))-methyltransferase RsmH has translation MKFEHISVLLNEVLEGLNIKEDGIYVDGTLGGAGHSSHIVRKLATGKLIGIDQDLNALKKAEKVLEDYKDKVVLVHNNYENIEDVLDQLGIEKVDGILLDIGVSSHQLDEESRGFSHNKDADLDMRMDETKSFSAWDVVNKYSEEELEKIIWNYGEERWAKRIAKFIVEERKSHPIDTTFQLVTVIKKAIPKEVRKDGHHPAKKTFQAIRIEVNRELDVLKDSIPKMVERLNPHGRLAIITFHSLEDRIVKEGFKELYKDCICPPHLPQCICDKQREIEIITRKPIGPSKEEINLNPRSRSAKLRIAEKLSVLNRKGGE, from the coding sequence ATGAAATTTGAACATATATCAGTTTTATTAAATGAAGTACTAGAAGGATTAAATATAAAAGAAGATGGTATTTATGTAGACGGCACATTAGGTGGTGCAGGTCATTCATCTCATATAGTTAGAAAATTGGCTACAGGAAAGCTAATAGGTATAGACCAAGACCTAAATGCTTTAAAAAAGGCAGAGAAGGTCTTAGAAGATTACAAGGACAAGGTAGTATTAGTTCATAATAATTATGAAAATATAGAAGATGTATTAGACCAGCTAGGTATTGAAAAGGTAGATGGTATTCTCTTAGATATTGGGGTTTCCTCCCATCAATTAGATGAGGAATCAAGAGGATTTTCTCATAACAAAGATGCGGATTTAGATATGCGAATGGATGAGACAAAATCCTTTTCTGCTTGGGACGTGGTAAATAAATATTCAGAAGAGGAATTAGAAAAAATAATATGGAATTATGGTGAGGAAAGATGGGCAAAGAGGATAGCAAAATTTATAGTGGAGGAAAGAAAATCTCATCCAATAGATACTACATTTCAGTTAGTAACTGTTATAAAAAAGGCTATACCAAAGGAAGTTCGTAAAGATGGTCACCATCCTGCTAAAAAAACTTTTCAAGCAATTAGAATAGAAGTAAATAGAGAGTTAGATGTACTAAAAGACTCTATTCCAAAGATGGTAGAAAGATTAAATCCTCATGGAAGGTTGGCGATTATTACATTTCACTCCTTAGAGGATAGAATTGTTAAAGAAGGATTTAAAGAATTGTATAAGGACTGTATTTGTCCACCACATTTACCTCAGTGTATATGTGATAAACAAAGAGAAATCGAAATCATAACTAGAAAACCAATAGGACCTAGTAAAGAGGAAATAAACTTAAATCCTAGATCAAGATCGGCAAAGCTTAGGATAGCAGAGAAACTTAGTGTTCTAAATAGAAAAGGGGGAGAATAA
- the mraZ gene encoding division/cell wall cluster transcriptional repressor MraZ: MFIGEYQHTLDTKGRIIIPSKFREDLGDEFVMTKGLDNCLFIYPKKEWTILEEKLKTLPLTNRDARAFIRFFFSGASEGTLDKQGRVLIPSNLREHSKLDKEAVVIGVSTRMEIWSKEEWDAYNNDDNLSYESIAETMAELGI; encoded by the coding sequence ATGTTTATTGGTGAATATCAACATACCTTAGATACTAAAGGAAGAATAATCATACCTTCTAAGTTTAGAGAAGATTTAGGAGATGAGTTCGTTATGACCAAAGGTCTTGATAACTGTCTTTTTATCTATCCTAAAAAGGAATGGACCATTTTAGAGGAAAAGCTTAAAACATTACCACTAACCAATCGTGATGCAAGGGCATTTATTAGATTCTTCTTTTCAGGTGCTAGTGAAGGGACTTTGGACAAGCAAGGAAGAGTATTAATACCATCAAATCTTAGAGAACATTCTAAGTTAGATAAGGAAGCTGTAGTTATAGGAGTATCTACTAGGATGGAGATTTGGAGTAAAGAAGAATGGGATGCCTACAATAATGATGATAATTTAAGCTATGAGAGTATTGCTGAAACCATGGCTGAACTTGGGATATAA
- the lgt gene encoding prolipoprotein diacylglyceryl transferase has product MDPVAFSVFGLEVRWYGILIAMGVLIGTIIALRESKRLGIGEEPLIDLLIWAIPLSLVGARAYYVIFSWDMYKGDLMEILRIRNGGLAIHGAIIMAIIVTVVFTRIRKIDFWAIADACGPSLILAQSIGRWGNFINQEAYGGPTNLPWGIMVNGVKVHPTFLYESLWNFLVFLFLLWYGRNKQKVRGEVFLLYLALYSFIRFLVEGLRTDSLMLGSIRVAQLVSVIGVIIPMYIFYRRRKKNVVI; this is encoded by the coding sequence ATGGATCCAGTTGCATTTAGCGTATTTGGTCTTGAAGTAAGATGGTATGGAATTTTAATCGCCATGGGAGTACTTATAGGTACTATAATTGCACTAAGGGAATCAAAGAGGTTGGGAATTGGTGAAGAGCCTTTAATAGACCTATTGATTTGGGCAATTCCTCTAAGTTTAGTAGGTGCAAGAGCTTATTATGTAATCTTTAGTTGGGATATGTATAAAGGTGATTTAATGGAAATATTAAGGATTAGAAATGGTGGATTAGCTATTCATGGAGCTATAATTATGGCTATTATTGTAACAGTTGTATTTACTAGAATTAGGAAAATAGATTTTTGGGCTATTGCAGATGCCTGTGGACCAAGTCTTATATTAGCACAATCCATAGGAAGATGGGGTAACTTTATAAACCAGGAGGCTTATGGAGGACCTACAAACTTACCTTGGGGAATAATGGTAAATGGAGTAAAAGTCCATCCTACTTTTCTCTATGAGTCACTTTGGAATTTCCTAGTGTTTTTATTTCTTCTTTGGTACGGAAGGAATAAACAAAAGGTTAGGGGAGAAGTATTCCTTTTATATCTAGCGTTATATTCTTTTATTAGATTTTTGGTTGAAGGACTTAGAACGGATAGTCTAATGTTGGGAAGTATTAGAGTAGCTCAACTTGTAAGTGTAATAGGAGTTATAATTCCAATGTATATATTCTATAGAAGAAGAAAAAAGAATGTAGTAATATAA
- the yfmH gene encoding EF-P 5-aminopentanol modification-associated protein YfmH — MDIKIYENEKIKEKLFFKELDSGLKVYFMPKEGYTKQYAIFSTNYGSIDNIFTPIREDETIEVPEGIAHFLEHKLFEEPEENIFDKFSKLGANVNAYTNFTQTAYLFSSTENFYENLELLVQFVQHPYFTDENVEKEKGIIAQEINMYKDNPNWRVFFNCLRAMYTEHPVRIDIAGTVESIQDINKELLYKCYDTFYNPNNMVLFIAGDLSFDEILKIVEKTERKDYTKIEEVNRVFKEEPKGVKESFIEENMMTSTPLFYIGFKDEDVNLPGEERVKKDLVTNFILDMIFGSSSVFYNELYEEGIIDSSFGAYFTGKKSYGHSLVGGESKKPKEVYNRVMDLFEKDPQSILIEDDFNRIKRKNIGGFLMAFNSVESIANNFMDLYFEEVLLIDYLEILESIEYKDLIERFNKHFVKENVVLSIVNPLS; from the coding sequence TTGGATATTAAAATATACGAAAATGAGAAAATAAAAGAAAAACTTTTCTTTAAAGAACTAGATTCAGGATTAAAGGTTTATTTTATGCCAAAAGAAGGCTATACAAAACAATATGCAATATTTTCTACTAATTATGGAAGTATAGATAATATATTTACACCTATAAGAGAGGATGAAACCATAGAAGTTCCCGAGGGTATAGCCCACTTTTTAGAGCATAAACTATTTGAGGAGCCTGAGGAAAACATATTTGACAAGTTTTCTAAATTAGGTGCAAATGTTAATGCTTATACTAATTTTACTCAAACAGCCTATTTATTTTCATCTACTGAGAACTTTTATGAAAATTTAGAACTGTTAGTACAATTTGTCCAGCATCCATATTTTACTGATGAAAATGTGGAGAAAGAGAAGGGAATTATTGCCCAAGAAATAAATATGTATAAGGATAATCCAAATTGGAGAGTATTCTTTAACTGCTTGAGAGCTATGTATACTGAACATCCAGTTAGAATAGATATAGCAGGTACTGTAGAGAGTATCCAAGATATAAATAAAGAATTGCTTTATAAATGTTATGATACTTTTTATAATCCCAATAATATGGTTTTATTTATTGCGGGAGACCTTTCTTTTGATGAAATACTAAAGATAGTAGAAAAAACAGAAAGAAAAGATTACACAAAAATAGAAGAAGTAAATAGAGTATTTAAAGAAGAACCAAAGGGAGTAAAGGAAAGTTTTATAGAGGAAAACATGATGACCTCAACTCCACTATTCTATATAGGCTTTAAAGATGAAGATGTAAATCTACCTGGAGAAGAGAGAGTAAAGAAGGATCTAGTAACTAATTTTATTCTAGATATGATATTTGGTTCCAGCTCTGTATTTTATAATGAACTTTATGAAGAGGGTATTATAGATAGTAGTTTTGGAGCATATTTTACAGGTAAAAAGTCATATGGACATTCATTAGTAGGGGGAGAATCTAAAAAGCCTAAGGAAGTTTATAATAGAGTAATGGATTTATTTGAAAAAGACCCACAGTCTATTTTGATAGAAGATGATTTTAATCGTATTAAAAGAAAAAATATCGGTGGATTTTTAATGGCTTTTAATTCAGTAGAGTCTATTGCCAATAATTTTATGGATCTTTATTTTGAAGAAGTTCTTTTAATAGATTACTTGGAAATCTTAGAATCCATAGAGTATAAAGATCTTATTGAAAGATTTAACAAACATTTCGTAAAAGAAAATGTAGTTTTATCCATAGTTAATCCATTATCATAA